The window GAAGCACGAGATAATTTCTTTCGTCAATTAAGTTTTCTAGTATCGACTACCCGGTGGAACAAGAATTTATATAAAGAAATTGAAAAAAAATGTAATTTTCCGCAAAATTATCATTATATTTTATTTCCAGGAGGAGGAAGTCAAATAATAGAGGAATTTGAGTCGTGGCAAGACCAAAAAATGCTTGAATTACTTCTTACCGAAGAACAAACCCTAAAAATTAGGGAAAAAATTGCTAAAGCTTTAGAAGTTAGAATAATAGGTATAGTCCCAAAAGCTGCTATTCTGCAGCAGAATGCTTTATTTTTATTACCTACCAATATTTTATCAGGGGCAAAATGCTACAGCAACACTTGTGACCTAATTTGGCGCT of the Candidatus Megaera polyxenophila genome contains:
- a CDS encoding ubiquinone biosynthesis protein, producing MTDIAKKHKEARDNFFRQLSFLVSTTRWNKNLYKEIEKKCNFPQNYHYILFPGGGSQIIEEFESWQDQKMLELLLTEEQTLKIREKIAKALEVRIIGIVPKAAILQQNALFLLPTNILSGAKCYSNTCDLIWRYAGDKSEDFNYYSKRALLLGVYTSSRLFYLSDNSKDFTKTKEFIATSLERIINIAQTKSKIKLPSIEDIPILRLMS